The Cryptococcus gattii WM276 chromosome F, complete sequence genome segment AGGGGCCCAGAAAATCCATGATGAGCGAAACATCATGACAGCCTCCCTCTTCAAATTGATAGTTGATAATCAACACAAGATCGCTTCAACAAACCTTTGATTTCCTCACCAATGGTAGCAGCCATATCAATTCTATTTTATGATAAATATCCTTCATCCGTCATCATCATGAGGGAAACCCGGCGAACTTACAAATGCTTGGGATTCTGGTCGAACGAAAGATTAGAAATCTTGTCCACTATTCGATCTCCGTGATTTCTCTGATCCTGGGAGATAGGAGTAAACTTCCGGCTCAAGTCGGACTCTTGGAGCGGGGTAAACGTACAAAGATAATAACGATGAGATCTCGAAGCCTTTCCTTGTCATCCTTCTTCGAGAGCTCTCCGAGGACACCCTGGGCAAAGAATTTCATGTTCTTCTTACTGTTCATACGCCCATGTGATGCGATCTGCCATCCGTGATTAGCCGCTCAAACGCATGAAACAATAGTGGATCATAACTCACCATGACAGCCAAAGGCCTTTTATTGTTCTTAATCTCCTCAAGGCCATAGACCTGGATGGGCAAGCCAGCAATGTGCATGTCTGTAAGGCTCGGCTCTCTATGGTTTAAGGCAAGCATGTTGTAGTCCATCTTGTGAAGAGCACTTCCTCCACTTGGGGATGCACTGTCTGGAATGATTGTCCTCGCTAGGGGCGGGCCGCTAAACATTATTATTGTGTTATGGCTGTACTGCTATGAGGATTATGTGTATGGTTTTAGGTGTTTATATTTATGCCTGTAATGACTGACCGAATTTAGTTTTCTTATTATGAATAATAGCACTCGGCAGGCTTCTATCTATCGGGTGTTCGGCCAGGTCCACCGAGGCTGGAGCCCCAAGAGCTGACGGAGCGGTCCGTGAGTACCTTTGCCTGCGCGCCGTTGGTCTCGGCAAAAACAGCATCGTGCTGCTTTCATTATCCATTTTGTTATTATTATCATTTCCTTTTAATTACGGCGTCTATCTgccctctccctcctccacGTCTGCCTTTCGTCATGGACTCCGAAGGACGCTCCCCCAGCCCTGAACGCCAAGGCGTAAAATTCCCCAGGTTTGGCACCGATGGGCAGCCACTGAAAGCTATCATCAAAAGTGTAGACAGTCAGTCTTTTCCGCCACCGTCAGCTCACCCTAGCCGACTAGACATCGCTGACCTTTTTTGTGCACTAGTGTCAGAAGAGATGCAGCAAAAGGTCGTCGAAACGGTGTTTGAATCATTTGATCGATACGATCAGGAGAAAGACATTGCGATGTATGTCAAAAAGCAATTCGATCGGCTGTATGGTACCACCTGGCATTGTGTTATTGGCAAGAAGTGAGTTTGTCTATCAACTTCCCAGAGGGAGACGGACTATTTGAACCGTACGCGAATGCTATGAAAGAGAGACTGACAGTGACACTTTTTGTTTGAAGCTTTGGAAGTTTTGTCACTCACGGTAAGCATACCACATTTTCCCCTGCATTGAATCCTTCTAATGAAATTTCAGAGTCCAAGAATTTTATATATTTCTACCTCGGCCGTGTCGCTATCCTTCTCTGGAAGACAACGTAGTCGATCTACTCTCTTCCTTTAAAAGCCTATCCTCAATACCCACTGAGCATTGGGCTTTGCACTGGCGTAATCTTACCTGGAAAAGCATCGCTCAAATGTTTAACCGGTTCATGTAATCTACTATTATCTCATATACCTTTCATATAGAATATACCTGACTCGTATTGACATACCATGCATATAGCTGCCCTGGCCGTTACCCATTTCCTTCAAATAGCCGAAACTACAATCAACATGCAAAATTGAGTGCGATAGACACATGGCTCATGCATATTTCAACAGGTCCCATAGACAACCATATATTAAAATCCAAAACGCAAATAGAAAATCAACTAACAAACGTAtaatcttctcctctcaAAACAGAATTCATCACAAGAAACTGGGCAACGGGCCGATCACGACCTTGAAAGGTTTTGATAGTGTGTTGTCGTCTCTTCGTACTCCTTCATAAACAATCTCTTTTGTTCTTTAATCATCCACCTATACCATGTATGGTCAGATCTGTCGATGAGCCGGTATCTGACTGCCACTCACTGCATGATATCATTAATATAATCTCGAAGAATGTTgagggattcggtgtcGATGTTGGTGTACGCGATGAAAGGCCCAAAATTGACTGTGTTTCATTCAGTTATGACTCGCAGTCTTGACTCGCACTTGAGTACTTACCAAACAGCCTCAACAAGTGCTCCGCGCCATAAATTTCACTCATAGGCTTCTCTGGGTTTTGTCGCTTTTGCTCAACGTACTGTGCTCTTTCAAATCGGTAGAGGAGGTTATTACCGAGGGCCTTGTCAAAGTAAAGCGTGATGCCAGAGATGATTTCAGAAAGGAGGGCGGTGGCGCGGCTGTTCGTAATGTTGTTAGTAAGATCGAACGCGTAGTTATGAAGGGTAACGAGAAGACTTGCGCAGACCGCTCTTGCTTCTTGCTAGCCGACGCGTATTGCCTGTACTCTTCCAATAACTCTCGAACATTAGGTTTCCTTGGCAAAGCCACAAGCTGGTTGTTCTTCGTGACATTCTCCCAGTCATCCACGAGCACCAGCTTCAGCACATCTGGGATGATAATCTTAACCTCTGGACGCTTCATAAAGTCTGATTCCTGAGAGTTGTTTTCGTTCTCGTCAGCGTCCTGCAGCTCAACGATCAATTGACGCACACTCTCCATGGCatcccttcctctcttcttggtatccttcttcttgtccttgaGACCTCCTTTGCCCGCTCCCGGTGACCCTGCACCGCCTGACCCGCCCGTGGACCGTCCTTTCTTGGCTTGGGCGTCAAGTAGAGCGCGACGCTTGGCGAAACCTGCTTCATTGAGTTTGAGGAGTCGAGACTCTGGTACCCACTCATCCCAGCTATAAGGTAAATCAGCCGACATTCATTAAGAAGGATTGAAAGGCGCACGTCTGTTTCCAGCCTTTGTAATGGATGAAATAATGAGGTCCAACCGTTCCCAGCAGAGTATTCGATTCATCCCATACTTCGGCGAGAATCACCTGGAAGTCGACACGTCAACATCGTCCACGAATGACACAAGTTTCAGGACGGTCCTTCGCTGGATGCATGAGATGTAGTTGAATGGGTGACTTACTCGGGCCTCATAAAGTAATGGGCCATGGTACGCAAGGACGTACTCATCAACCATGAATTGGGGGACAGTGCCGGCCATCTTCCACAATTCTTGACGATAAGAGGAGACTGAATGCGGCTGAAAGAGTAGCACGAAATGAGTTAGAAGGATCTGTCAGCACACTCTATCCGGTGGGGATTGAATGTTaggagggaaaaggagaaaaaggcATACAATCTATCCTTCGAGGTTAGAGGAAACGGGTAGCTGTTCGGGTTCCGCTACTGTTTGATAAATGGAGACGCGTGCGAGAGCGCGATGGAGAAGGGGTGTGGTCCAAGTTCTACGGTGGCGACGGTGAGCACTGCGGGGGATAGTCTGTCTCCCTGCCTGGCTGAGTCTCTGCGTGACGGGTCCACTGCGCGCACTCTCTCCAACATTGTTTGTCCACCAGTGGATACCAAACCTCTTACACCAACAAAGTGGGTTCACAATTAAGTTACACATTTTCCGTCACTTCCGTCTTAATACGTACATCCTTCTTCCCgccatctcttctttcttcttcggtTCCGTCGCAAAAACACTTGCTTTCGTCTCCATCCATCAGCTATCCCACACTGCTGGGACAGAAGACAAGACGGAAACAAGGACTCTGGCTCATAGCCCTCGGTTGAATTGGGACAGCTTAGTGAGTTGCCGCCcttttacccttttggGACTTGGGTGGCGAGTGGAGCGAATATGGCTGTCGACGATTGGAAAGCGAAGGAGAGCAGGTGAACTATTAGGAGCGCGGATTTTGTTTGCTTTGCATGGCATCTGGGTCAGGTTATCGTTTATGGTGCTGATGCACCCGGACACACGGTTTGGAGCAACCTGCCTGAAAACATTATTGCTGACACATGTTTTGCTTGATCTCTTCATTCGCTTTGAT includes the following:
- a CDS encoding uncharacterized protein (Similar to TIGR gene model, INSD accession AAW44218.1), whose protein sequence is MDSEGRSPSPERQGVKFPRFGTDGQPLKAIIKSVDMSEEMQQKVVETVFESFDRYDQEKDIAMYVKKQFDRLYGTTWHCVIGKNFGSFVTHESKNFIYFYLGRVAILLWKTT
- a CDS encoding uncharacterized protein (Similar to TIGR gene model, INSD accession AAW44214.1), with amino-acid sequence MAGTVPQFMVDEYVLAYHGPLLYEARVILAEVWDESNTLLGTVGPHYFIHYKGWKQTWDEWVPESRLLKLNEAGFAKRRALLDAQAKKGRSTGGSGGAGSPGAGKGGLKDKKKDTKKRGRDAMESESDFMKRPEVKIIIPDVLKLVLVDDWENVTKNNQLVALPRKPNVRELLEEYRQYASASKKQERSARATALLSEIISGITLYFDKALGNNLLYRFERAQYVEQKRQNPEKPMSEIYGAEHLLRLFVNFGPFIAYTNIDTESLNILRDYINDIMQWMIKEQKRLFMKEYEETTTHYQNLSRS